Part of the Ornithorhynchus anatinus isolate Pmale09 chromosome X3, mOrnAna1.pri.v4, whole genome shotgun sequence genome, acatgcttacagtctactagTTAGTAATTGGACTGTGCATGGAACAAAACACGTTAAAATGCTTTGAGAGCTCTAGAGTAACACGGCTGTAGTTATCTTTCTGAAGAAGTGCGAATGTATATATGGAAGTAACGTGAAATGATTTTAATATACCTGAAAAGATTGGTGATCGATTCAGAAtctttaaataaataaactatCCATCTGAGAGAattatttatcttaatatctaGAATTAGaggatgagcccattgttgaaattcagtaaatattcaatcatatttcagtgGCTGTTTTCTCATATTTTGTATTTTGATCATACATCAAAATCAGCGTGTCTAGAAGTATTGAAATAaggaaatttaacatgtccaagttGAAATCTTACTTGCCCCAAAGAACACACGTAACCTTTTTGTCTACAAGTTGGGGAGACAAACTAAGCCTCTGAAAGCCTAGTCTTCATTCTGAGTAAGATTTTATTGGATCAAAACAAAAGATTATAATAAAAGGCAGAAAGGCGGATGAAGAAAGGGTGTATTTAAGAATGATAATCACTTTAAATCAGACTGTAGAAGTATGCTCAGTAAAGGTGCTAGATAAGATTGGCTTAATATAACCAAGGGCatgggaggaaagagacagaTTCCACTGGGACCTCAAGATCTAATCTTGTTCATTATTTAACAAACGCCGACGAGGATCATTGTGGAAATAAGGCTATCACAGAGCCCAGCCCAAAATTTAGATCTCGAGAAGGTCAGATTAACCAATTTTccagtaaagcagtgtggcctagtggaaagagcaccaggttAGAAGTccaaggaccgggttctaatcccgactctgccacttgtctgctgtgtgacctcgggcaagtcacttaacttctcggtgcctaggttacctcatctgtaaaatggggattaaaactgtgagccccaggtgggacaaggacactgttcatcctgattattctcttcccctaattctcttcccctcttcaaaaccctacttaaagctcacctcctccaagaggccttccagactgagctccccttttccctctgctctgtctgctccccttctcccccccttcacctctcctcagctaagccctcttttcccccctttccctctgttcctccccctctcccttcccctctcctcagcactgtgctcgtccgctcaactgaatatatcttcattaccctatttattttgttaatgagatgtacatcaccttgattcgatttatttgctgttgttttaatgagatgttcatcccctcgattctatttattgctattgttctcgtctgtccgtctcacccctttagaccgtaagcccgtcaaagggcaggaactgtctctgtctgttaccgatttgtacattccaagcacttagtacagtgctctgcctatagtaagcactcaataaatactactgaatgaataactcccaggccactaggccacactgcttctgataagATCCAACTGCAGAGCTGAGGGAGAAGgaactgggggaaagagggcttaatgggggaagacttcttggagaagaggtgattttaataaggcttggaagttgggagagtggtggtctggcctatttggagggggagggaggtccacgtcaaagggaggagttgggagatgggtcagcgatgagatcgggtcacagtgagtaagctggcactcgAAGAGCAAAACGAGTGGGCTGGTCTGAAGTAGGAGATtggtgatgacgacgatgacgatgtTACTTGtagagagcttactctgtgcctagcactattctgagaactggggtagatagaattgaatcaggtaggacgcaacgaagcaaggtaggaggggctgAGCTGATGGAGCGCACTGAAGCcagtgataagaagtttctgtttaatgcagaggtggccGGGCAAATACTGcagcaagtgcttagttcagagcttagGTATCTagccacaattcatttatttatatcagtatcTGTCTTCCGTTCTCAATTGTAAGCTCATTCTATACTAattcttatattgaactctcccaagcgcctagtactgtgctcagcacacagtgagcactgaataactatgactgactaattgattagGAGGCATGGCTGATGACCCCTGAAGGACTTTCTCCCAGAACTTACATTTTCCCATTTGAGGGCTTTCGGGACAGAGCCCCATTGCCATTACACTGGATCATCTCCCTTCTGAGGCTTCAGAAAAAAACTCCAGTTTAATCATGATCTGTAAAATTTTGCCCActagattcattcactcactcattcgatcatatttactgagcgcttaccgtgtgcagagcactgtaccaatcttTTGGGATagtgcagtacagcaataaacaaattccctgcccacagcgagctcgccgtctagacggggagacagacaccaagagaaataaataaatctcagttagctgcataagtgctgtgagtttgggagtggggataaataaagggagcaagtcaggatgatgcagaagggagtggggaaacatctcCCCAACATTATTGTAGTAAAATCATTTGGGCAGCactgtgaagtatggattggagtggggacagaTAGAAGGCTGggagggtcagcagggaggctggtacagtaatcaaggcgggatagaataagtgattgtattaacatggtagacgTTAGGATggatagcagtgttgtgaagtgggaccgacgggatttcgtgatggattgaataggtgagTTAcctgaggttacgggcttgtgagacaggaaggatggtggtgccgtctacggggaatggaaagtgagagggaggacggggtttgggtgggaagataaggagctctcttttgatcacttcacacactttgctcctctaatgccagcctactcactgtacctccaatctcatctatctcaccactgacctctcaccaacgtcctccttttggcctggaatttcctccccctccatatatgccagacctccactccaccaccttcagagccttattaaaagcccatctcctccaagaggccttccctgattaagccctcttttctccgactccctctcccttctacatcgccgaTGCACTTGGCTCCGCACCCTTCAAGCACTcactagtcaccccaccctcggccccccagCACTTCTATCCATATCCCCAATTTATTGAttaatattattgtctgtctccctgttcagaccgaaagctcactgcaggcaggaaacaggtctacacATTCTGTCAGACTCTCGTAAACCTGAAAGTGGTGCTCTGAGTACcgtaaatgctcactaaaaatgattgattgattgatactataaATGCATATTCAAcgaattctctctgtctctctttctcttcatttcttcaaCTTCTTCATCCCAGGTTGTTctacaggaagccttctctaGTTCTAACCGAAAGGTCGAGTGGATGAACGCCACCGAGCTCTCCTTTGGGATGGTGTTTCTATTCCAGATGGGCATCGGGATCTCGTTGAAtttattcctcttcctcttttattcCCGCACGGTCACTGCCAGCCGCAAGTTCAGCCCCTCAGACTTGATCCTCATCCATCTGGCCTTCTCCAACGCCGTCATCCTCCTCAGCTTCGGACTCTCGGAGACCCTGTCGTATTGGGGACTGAGAAATTTCCTCAGCGATGTCGGATGTAAAATCCTCATGTACGTTTACCGAGTGGGCCGGGGCCTGTCCATCTGcagcacctgcctcctgagcgtcttccaggccgtcaccATCAGCCCCGGGACTACCCGCTGGGCCCGGATCAAAGCCAGGCTAGCCAGGGGCGtcgtcctctcctgcctcctctcctggggCCTCAGTCTGCTCGTAGATTTAGACGCCCTGTTCAACATCACGGGCCCTCGGAACAGCAGCGTCGCCAGAATGATGTTGGATCTCAAATACTGTTCAAAACTCAGTGACAGCGCGGAAACCACCCTGCTCATCGCTGTCGTGTTCTCCCTCCGCGACctgttcttcgtggggctcatgagcttggccagcggctacatggttTTTGTCCTGCACAGGCACCACCGGCAGGTGCGACACCTCCACGGGTCCGGACGCTCCTCCGGGGAGATGCCCGAAGTCCAAGCGGCCAAGAGAGTGgttgccctggtcaccctctacgtcctcctctaCGGGCGGCAGTCCGTCATGCTGAGCGTCATTCTGAACCGGAAGGAAAAGTCTCCTCTGCTGACGAACAGCCACCTGGTGTTTTCAATCACCTTCTCCTCCATGAGTCCGCTTCTGATGATCCACGGCGACCGGAGAATGAGGAcgttctggaaaagggaatctgCTGTGTCCCACGTGGATTCTGCAGTAGAATTCCAAGGAAGCCGCCTGCCTGCCCAACGAGAGAATTCCTAGTGGAATTCCAGAGGGGACCAGATATCCCGATGGGGGGAGCACCGTGATGATTTTGGGGATTCCAGGCTGGGTCTCCCAGGCCCGCTGGCTCTCCCATAATGGCTCCCTGTTCACAGCGCTAGTCCTGCCCTTGCCCAGTTCCAGCTCTCCCAGATACTTCCTTCACCAACCTGGAAAATCAACATCCACTAATACTTATGAATATAAATTTtcctcaaacagagactcctcaccgtcggctttgaggcactcaatcaccttgacgcgtcctagcccaccttgatactctcctactacagtccagccccaacactttgctcccctatcactaacctagaccgtaagctctttgcgggccgggaatgtgcctgttcagtggtatatcgtactctcccgagcgtttggcAGAGTACTCCGCAcagcataagcactcaataaatatgattaaatgaatgaatgaaaaaacttctcactgtgcctcgatcttgtctatctcactgcccacctcgcgcccacgtcctgcctctgacctggatcgcccttcctcctcatatctgacaaacaattactctccccgcccttcaaagacttactgaaggcccatctcctctaagaggccttccctgaccaacccctccgttcctcttttcccacctccttctgcatcaccctgacctgctccctttattcatctcccctcccagccccagagcccctgtgtacatagctgtaatatatttattcatattaacgtctgcctctccctctcgactctaagcttgttgcgggccgggaatgtgtctgtatattgttgtggGATGGTTtccacagcacttggtacagagccctgcacacggcaagcgctcggtaaatgccatcgattgtatTGGCACCTTTCGCCAGTGGCTTCTCCGATGGACGACCAGCAGCGGGTAACCGTAGGGGGACTCAGGGTTCATCCAGTGCCAGGTTTGGTGGGATGAGGGGGAATCCGGTTATTTCCAGGGTATCCCAGCAGGCCCGTCACACCGGATTAATGCTCACAGATTTGCACAGCTGCTAATcgccccccgggggagggggagagatggaaagagcagctgataaatgctgcctccgACGCATCCTACGCGAATCGGACTCCCCGTGAACTTCCCTCCCAGACAGCATGAACACTGAAGAATCGTGAGTAAGACAAAATCATCTCTCCGATCATGGTCTTATAGGGATTTCTGTAGGAAATATGAGGcttctagagaagtagtgtggcctagtggatagagcatgggcctgggagaactaggtacatatctgtaattaatttacttatattaatggctgtcttcccctctagactgtaagctccttgtgggcagggaatgtttattattatattttactgagtagagtgttctgcgcacagtaagtgctcaataaatacaattgactagccAAGTGactgagtcagaagaacctgtgttctgtcactcgtctggtgcgtggccttgggcaagtgaaggATGCAGTTTGCATCCTGGTAAGCGTCTTGGTAAGATATGCATCGACGTGTCTCTTCCTGTGATGGCAACCGGACGGATGGCAACCGGACGGACGAGACCAAGACCAAATGTTTACTCAACCTTGGGCCCGGGTGAGACACCTTCTAAGAACGGAATACAAGGGAACTGTAATTGACAGATTAGGATAATTAAGGGGAAGACGTCCAACAAGTAGAGTAGAAAAGGCTGGGGGCAACACCTGTTCCTTTTAGGTGGAAAGGAAGGTAGAGACAGCCCGGCCCGAGGGATTTATTAAGGTGGGATGCCCTTGCTGGTGCAGCCTGTTAAGGACCTGGACACCGAACAAGACTAATCATCTTGCGGTAGAAGACCCTGTTGGGAGGGAAAGAGttgtattactactattattattaatattactactaataagaaGAATCATATGTTttgagtgttttctctgtgcaaagcactgtactaagtgcttggaagaaaacaGTAGAATATAGCACACACTTCTGTGATAAAGCTGAATCTTTGACTTTCTGTTGATTGCAACCTGAAAATTAAAGTATCTAGTTTCTTACTAAATGGGGGCAACCATTCCCTCTGCAGCCCCGAGACACGAGCCCTCTAAAATAATCTCGGGTAATGAGTTACcctctcagcagcgtggcttagtggaaagagcccgggcctgggagtcagaggtcgtgagttctaatccccgctctgccacttgtcgctgtgtgaccttaggcaagcggcttcacttctctgtgcctcagtgacctcatctgtaaaatggggatgaagactgtgggccccacgtgggacaacccgattcctctGCATCTAcgccagagctcagaacagtgcttggcacatggtaagcacttaacaaatatcataattatcgtGCCTCCACctctctatctcgccaccgacctctggcccatgtcctgcctctggcctggaactccctccccgttcatctATGCcactccaccactcttcccaccttcagagctttatttcactccccctccaagaggccttccccaattaagcccgctTTTCTCCAAGTTCTTCTCCCTTTTCGTTGCCTATGCTCTTCGctccgtaccctttaagcacttgttatcaCCGCACCCTCCATCCCCGAGCATTTCTGTGCACATTCCTAATTTGTTCATtcatgttaatgtccatctctccctctacctgtaaactcgctgtgggcagggaacatgtctgccatctctgttatgttctactctcccatgtgtttagagTAGTACTCTGtactctgtagagaagcagtgtggttcagtggaaagatcacgggctttggagtcagaggtcatgaattcgaatcccagctctgccacttgtcagctgtgtgactgtgggcaagtcacttcacttctctgggcctcagttccctcatctgtaaaatggggattaactgtgaaccttacgtgggacaacctgatgaccctgtgtctatcccagcgcttagaacagtcctctgcacatagtaagtgcttaacaaataccaacattattattattacctaaatgctcaataaaaaccattgatcgattgacgctATAAATACACGTTCAACgaactctctttgtctctctcttcatttcttcaACTTCTTCATCCCAGATTGTTCTACAGGAAACCTCCTCTAGTTCTAACCGAAAGGTCGGGTGGATGAAGGCCACCGAGCTCTCCTTTGGGATCGTGTTTCTATTACAGATCGGCATCGGGATCTCCGTGAAtctattcctcttcctcttttattcCCGCACGGTCACTGCCAGCCGCAAGGTCAGCCCCTCAGACCTGATCCTCATCCATCTGGCCTTCTCCAACGCCGTCATCCTCCTCAGCTTTGGACTCCCGGAGACCCTGTCGGCTTGGGGACTGAGAAATTTCCTCAGCGACGGCGGATGTAAAATCCTCATGTACGTTTTTCGAGTGGCCCGGGGCCTGTCCATCTGcagcacctgcctcctgagcgtcttccaggccgtcaccATCAGCCCCGGGACCACCCGGTGGGCCCGGATCAAAGTCAGGCTACCCGGGTgcgtccttccctcctgcctcctgtcctgggGCCTCAGTCTGCTCGTAGATTTCGATGCCCTGTTCAACATCACGGGCCCTCGGAACAGCAGCACTGTACAAATCGTGTGGGATCTCAAATATTGCTCAAAAGTTAGCAACAGTGCAGAAATCTCCCTGCTCATCACCGTCGTTCTCTCCTTCCGGGATCTGTTCTTCGTGGTTCTCatgagcttggccagcggctacatggtgtttgtcctgcacaggcACCACCGGCGGGTCCGACACCTCCACGGGTCCGGACGCTCCCCCGGGGCGACGTCCGAGGTCAGGGCGGCCAAGAGGGTGGtggccctggtcaccctctacgtcctcctctaCGGGCGGCAGTCCATCATGCTGAGTGTGTTGCTAAACAGGAAGGAAAAGTCTCCTTTGCTGGTTAGTAGCCACGTGGTGTTGTCATTCACTTTCTCAGCCATGAGTCCGTTCTTGATGATTCACAGTGACCGGAGAATTAAAACATTCTGGAAAAAGGGATCTGCGCTTTCCCACGTGGATTCCTCATAGAATTCCAAGAAAGTTGCCTGCCTTCCCAACGAGTCCCAGCGGACCCCCAGAGGGGACGGGGTGTCCCAATTTGGGCAATCCCACACTGATTTTGAGGGTTCTGCCCTGGCTCCTACAGGCCCACTGGCTCTCCCGCAACACCTCCCTGCTAATAGTGGCAATCCTGACCTTGCCCACTTAGCGGGCCAGGAATTCCCTTCACCAACCTggaaaaattataattataataatcgttaaaggactttctatgtgccaagcactgttctaagtgttaaaaTGGACACCAGACTATCAGGTAgcatagagtccatgtcccaaacgAGTCGCacggtttaagggggagggaaaaaagatatttaaatggagcaggtcagggaaacgtagaagggagtggaagaaaaggaaatgaggggcttagtcagggaagacctcttggcggagatgtgccttcagtaaggctttgaagggggggtggcTAATGATCTATCAGAGATGAaacgctccaccacttgtctgctggtgtcaccttgggaaagtcactttacttctctgtgcctcagttccctcatctgtaaaatggggattaagactgtgagccccatgtgggacagggaccgtgtccatcctgattccaagcgcttagtacagtgctccgcacataaaaagtgctccataaatactagctactattgaaatactattatcttctatctaccccagtgcttagtatagtaccagccacttaataagcacttcacaaatgccagaaaagaaaaatgccattgattgattgagtcaaggACCATAGGTGGTGGGAGTCCATAACAGATTCCCCGATTCCAGAACATCTAGGCCGCAGGAAAGCTGTCTGCCATCGGTATTCCCAACGGGCCCTGATCAAGCCGGGAAAGGACTCAAACGCCAGCAGCTTGTGAGAGCTGTGGCTTCGACTTCTGGACGAAGCCACGAGGAACCCGAAACCCTTCCATCTCCTGTTTGTCACCTTccttgccacactgcttctttatttttatttttatttataaaatgaaCACATAACAATGTGCCTTCTGTGCCTGTCACCAATgctctcctccctttgtcttAGATTATGAGGCCCTTGAGAGCTAAGGACCAAGTCTAATACTTATAGAGAGCCACGTCCCCCCTTGtagagatcacgggcctgggatccagaaaacctgggttctaattcccgctccgccacttgtctgttgcgtgaccttgagcaagtcacttcaca contains:
- the ORNANAV1R3011 gene encoding vomeronasal 1 receptor ornAnaV1R3011, whose translation is MVFLFQMGIGISLNLFLFLFYSRTVTASRKFSPSDLILIHLAFSNAVILLSFGLSETLSYWGLRNFLSDVGCKILMYVYRVGRGLSICSTCLLSVFQAVTISPGTTRWARIKARLARGVVLSCLLSWGLSLLVDLDALFNITGPRNSSVARMMLDLKYCSKLSDSAETTLLIAVVFSLRDLFFVGLMSLASGYMVFVLHRHHRQVRHLHGSGRSSGEMPEVQAAKRVVALVTLYVLLYGRQSVMLSVILNRKEKSPLLTNSHLVFSITFSSMSPLLMIHGDRRMRTFWKRESAVSHVDSAVEFQGSRLPAQRENS
- the LOC114807583 gene encoding olfactory receptor class A-like protein 1, which translates into the protein MKATELSFGIVFLLQIGIGISVNLFLFLFYSRTVTASRKVSPSDLILIHLAFSNAVILLSFGLPETLSAWGLRNFLSDGGCKILMYVFRVARGLSICSTCLLSVFQAVTISPGTTRWARIKVRLPGCVLPSCLLSWGLSLLVDFDALFNITGPRNSSTVQIVWDLKYCSKVSNSAEISLLITVVLSFRDLFFVVLMSLASGYMVFVLHRHHRRVRHLHGSGRSPGATSEVRAAKRVVALVTLYVLLYGRQSIMLSVLLNRKEKSPLLVSSHVVLSFTFSAMSPFLMIHSDRRIKTFWKKGSALSHVDSS